The Chrysiogenia bacterium genomic sequence ACGACGATGGTGTCGCCGACCTTGAACGGGCGCGTGAGAATGAGCGCAAGGCCCGCCGCGTAGTTGGCAAAGAGTCCCTGCAGCGCAAAGGTCGCGCCGAAGGCCACGGCGCCGAGCGCCGCGATGAGCGGTGCGAGGGTGATGCTGAACTTACCCAGACTGATGATCAGAAGCAGGGAAAACACCGCGATGCGCGAAGTACTTCCGATGAAGCGCGTGAGCGTGACATCGACGTTCTTCTTCTCCAGAAAGTCGGTGACGAGGCGGGCGCACCACTTCGAAATGATGACGCCCAACAGCAAGATGATGAGGGCGCCAAAGACCTGCACGCCGTACTGGACGCCAAAATCGATGAGCTTCTCGCTCAGGTGCTTTACGGTTTCGAGTTCCTCTTCCATGACATCCCCCAAGGCCGCCCGTAAAGAGGCTTTAAGCCATTGCCGGGGTCCTGACAAGCTCGCTGGACTGGCCCCCGGCGGCGCGGGTACAAATCTCCCCATGGCAAAGCGGCTCAAGAAACCCAGGAGTTCCCTGCTGGGGACGTTCAGTGACCTGACCGACATTGTCCGGCATGCGCGCAGCGGCGGCGAGATCGTGCGCGGCCTGCTGCCCTCCGGCATGCTCAAACCAAGAATCCTCAATGGGGGCGAGAGCCCCGACACGGACGCAGGTGGCATCGA encodes the following:
- a CDS encoding mechanosensitive ion channel is translated as MEEELETVKHLSEKLIDFGVQYGVQVFGALIILLLGVIISKWCARLVTDFLEKKNVDVTLTRFIGSTSRIAVFSLLLIISLGKFSITLAPLIAALGAVAFGATFALQGLFANYAAGLALILTRPFKVGDTIVV